Proteins from a genomic interval of Zingiber officinale cultivar Zhangliang chromosome 1B, Zo_v1.1, whole genome shotgun sequence:
- the LOC121999680 gene encoding auxin-responsive protein SAUR71-like → MIRRLSKVADSSQCEFLRRMRRRRLPWRESISAAAEGHVPVCVGEEMERFEVPTAMLSRPIFLELLRRSAQEYGYEQSGVLRIPCPASLFRRLLAAERRKQATAEEAEELLRSFDEWLLSSEANFFVS, encoded by the coding sequence ATGATCCGGCGGCTGTCGAAGGTGGCGGACTCCTCCCAGTGCGAGTTCCTACGGCGAatgcggcggcggcggctgccGTGGAGGGAGTCCATATCGGCGGCGGCGGAGGGGCACGTGCCGGTTTGCGTAGGGGAGGAGATGGAGCGGTTCGAGGTCCCGACCGCGATGCTGAGCCGGCCGATCTTCCTGGAGCTGCTCCGCCGGTCGGCTCAGGAGTACGGCTACGAACAGAGCGGCGTTCTCCGCATCCCCTGCCCCGCCTCGCTCTTCCGCCGGCTCCTCGCCGCCGAGAGGCGGAAGCAAGCGACGGCGGAGGAGGCGGAGGAGCTGCTCCGGTCCTTCGATGAGTGGTTGCTGTCGTCGGAAGCGAACTTTTTTGTTTCATGA